One Mycobacterium sp. SMC-4 DNA window includes the following coding sequences:
- a CDS encoding TlpA disulfide reductase family protein yields MSRLVALRRALVTACAATFVLAGCATGSDAVAQGGTFEFVAPGGQTDIFYDPPAERGRPGPLSGPDLMDTDRTLSLDDFAGQVVVINVWGQWCGPCRTEITELQQVYEATRDQGVAFLGIDVRDNNIDAPRDFIIDRGVTFPSIYDPPMRTLIAFGGRYPTTVIPSTVVLDRSHRVAAVFLRELLAQDLQPVVERLAAEQ; encoded by the coding sequence GTGAGTCGGCTGGTGGCCCTGAGGCGTGCGTTGGTGACGGCGTGCGCGGCCACCTTCGTGCTCGCCGGTTGTGCCACCGGCAGCGACGCCGTCGCCCAGGGCGGCACCTTCGAGTTCGTCGCCCCCGGCGGCCAGACCGACATCTTCTACGATCCGCCGGCTGAGCGGGGTAGGCCGGGTCCGCTGTCGGGTCCGGACCTGATGGACACCGACCGGACGCTCTCGCTCGACGACTTCGCCGGTCAGGTGGTCGTCATCAACGTGTGGGGGCAGTGGTGCGGGCCGTGTCGCACCGAGATCACCGAGCTGCAGCAGGTGTATGAGGCCACCCGAGACCAGGGTGTGGCGTTCCTCGGAATCGACGTGCGCGACAACAACATCGACGCTCCCCGTGACTTCATCATCGATCGCGGTGTGACGTTCCCGTCGATATACGATCCGCCGATGCGCACCCTGATCGCCTTCGGCGGTCGATACCCGACCACCGTCATCCCGTCGACGGTGGTGCTCGACCGGTCGCACCGTGTCGCGGCGGTGTTCCTGCGGGAACTGCTGGCCCAGGACCTGCAACCGGTCGTCGAACGGTTGGCTGCCGAGCAGTGA
- a CDS encoding histidine phosphatase family protein gives MTDASDAASTKTVVHVMRHGEVHNPDKILYGRLPDYHLSERGQAQAQAVAEWLAHRDIAHVVASPLERAQETAAPIAARHGLDIVTDDELIESLNVFQGQRVSPGDGALRDPRNWWHLRNPRTPSWGEPYVDIAARMRRALHRARLTAAGHEAVCVSHQLPVETLRRAMTARPLHHFPTRRLCNLASVTSFYFHGEACVGWGYAELAGQ, from the coding sequence ATGACCGACGCCTCCGACGCCGCATCGACCAAGACCGTCGTGCACGTGATGCGCCACGGCGAGGTGCACAACCCCGACAAGATCCTCTACGGCCGGCTGCCCGACTATCACCTCTCCGAGCGCGGTCAGGCGCAGGCCCAGGCCGTCGCGGAGTGGCTGGCCCACCGCGACATCGCCCACGTGGTGGCCTCCCCGCTGGAGCGGGCGCAGGAGACGGCGGCCCCGATCGCAGCCCGGCACGGCCTGGACATCGTCACCGACGACGAGCTGATCGAATCCCTGAATGTGTTTCAGGGGCAACGGGTGTCGCCGGGTGACGGTGCGCTGCGCGACCCGCGCAACTGGTGGCATCTGCGTAATCCGCGCACCCCGTCCTGGGGTGAGCCCTATGTCGACATCGCCGCGCGGATGCGCCGCGCGCTGCACCGGGCGCGCCTGACTGCCGCCGGCCACGAAGCAGTGTGTGTGAGTCACCAGCTTCCGGTCGAGACGCTGCGGCGCGCGATGACCGCCCGCCCGCTGCACCACTTCCCGACCCGGCGGTTGTGCAATCTGGCGTCGGTCACCTCGTTCTACTTTCACGGAGAGGCGTGTGTCGGCTGGGGGTACGCGGAGCTGGCCGGGCAGTGA